The Panicum virgatum strain AP13 chromosome 5K, P.virgatum_v5, whole genome shotgun sequence genome has a window encoding:
- the LOC120709210 gene encoding protein enabled homolog: MSLVAYDASSDEEDAGEPPAAAAPSPPPVSSAIGPQPRPPSPSTAVGAAPQPTPPPPAPSQSQNIAPISSSNVALPTPSLDLPDVADLFAPPAENASRKRESNGSALHDSRSKFPRMQPQPRGVRSAAGNSLIPPQLRGRSNIVTEDMSKLFVAKRKE, from the exons ATGTCGTTGGTAGCCTACGACGCCTCATCCGACGAGGAagacgccggcgagcctcccgccgcggcggcgccctcccctCCACCCGTATCCTCCGCCATCGGGCCGCAGCCCAGGCCTCCGTCCCCTTCGACCGCGGTGGGCGCAGCTCCTCAGcctactccgccgccgccagcacccaGCCAGAGCCA GAACATAGCACCCATCAGTTCGAGTAATGTCGCCCTGCCCACTCCATCATTAGACCTCCCAGATGTTGCAGATCTCTTTGCCCCCCCTGCAGAGAATGCATCAAGGAAGAGAGAATCAAATGGATCTGCTCTTCATGACTCACGCAGTAAATTTCCAAGGATGCAACCACAACCCCGAGGCGTAAGAAGTGCTGCAGGGAACTCTCTAATTCCTCCACAGCTTCGTGGAAG GAGCAACATTGTTACTGAAGATATGAGCAAACTGTTTGTTGCTAAACGAAAAGAATAG